One window from the genome of Cherax quadricarinatus isolate ZL_2023a chromosome 14, ASM3850222v1, whole genome shotgun sequence encodes:
- the LOC128698772 gene encoding uncharacterized protein: protein MKITPHLVFFTLLGASLAVQLNYLAPTNGFNGNGGNGNGGYSNGNGNGRYRNGNGRYRNGNGNGNGAYANGISNGAYTNGIGNGGFSNGINGINGNGVIANGYTNGNGIRNGNGGFSNGNGNGYVNGGFNGNGNGVTNGNGYANGGSTNGVINGNGFYNGLEDPITALATAVRGEPGVDYPILASVPDTGFTCSGQIPGYYADIALEAGCQVFHICQADGRSDSFLCPNGTIFNQQYFVCDWWYNFDCSTAQQFYGLNAQIGVVNGNGYSNGIVNGIINGNGIYASRVNGNGALNGNGGITVNGNGYTNGVNGNGVASLNGNGYTVGNGYSYSNGNGGNGNGNGGNGNGFISGNGNGGNGNGFISGNGNGNGNGYTNGNGLTIGNGNGVNGNGHTNGNGLNGNGYTNGNGLTNGNGLATGNGNGYTNGNGLTNGNGINGNGFTNGNGINGNGINGNGYVNGNGVNGNGFSNGVNGNGFSITPSGLYQTPTF, encoded by the exons ATGAAGATTACACCACATTTAGTATTTTTCA CTCTTCTTGGAGCATCACTGGCGGTGCAGCTGAATTACTTAGCACCTACTAATGGATTTAACGGCAACGGAGGCAATGGTAATGGTGGATATAGCAACGGTAATGGCAATGGGAGATACAGAAATGGTAATGGGAGATACAGAAATGGTAATGGAAATGGCAATGGTGCATATGCTAATGGAATCAGTAATGGTGCTTACACAAATGGTATCGGAAATGGAGGTTTTTCTAATGGCATTAATGGTATAAATGGAAACGGAGTAATCGCTAATGGATATACAAATGGTAATGGAATAAGAAACGGAAATGGTGGTTTTTCCAATGGAAATGGAAACGGGTATGTCAATGGTGGATTTAATGGAAATGGCAATGGTGTAACCAATGGTAATGGTTATGCAAATGGTGGATCCACCAATGGAGTGATTAACGGGAACGGGTTTTACAACGGATTGGAGGATCCCATCACCGccctggctactgctgtaagaGGTGAACCCGGCGTGGACTATCCCATCCTGGCTTCTGTACCCGACACAGGATTCACCTGCAGTGGACAGATCCCTGGATACTACGCTGATATTGCCCTCGAGGCCGGCTGTCAG GTGTTCCACATCTGTCAGGCAGATGGCAGGAGCGACTCTTTCCTGTGTCCCAACGGTACCATCTTCAACCAGCAGTACTTCGTGTGTGACTGGTGGTACAACTTCGACTGTTCCACCGCTCAGCAGTTTTATGGTCTCAACGCTCAGATCGGAGTCGTGAATGGTAATGGGTACTCCAACGGCATCGTTAACGGAATTATTAACGGTAATGGAATTTACGCAAGCAGAGTAAATGGAAATGGTGCACTTAATGGAAATGGAGGTATAACTGTCAATGGAAATGGGTACACCAATGGAGTTAATGGAAATGGTGTAGCCTCTCTTAATGGCAATGGCTATACTGTTGGAAATGGATACAGCTATAGCAATGGAAATGGCGGTAATGGTAATGGCAACGGAGGTAATGGAAATGGATTCATCAGTGGAAATGGCAACGGAGGTAATGGAAATGGATTCATCAGTGGAAATGGCAACGGAAACGGCAATGGTTACACCAACGGTAATGGATTGACCATTGGCAATGGGAATGGTGTCAATGGCAATGGACACACTAACGGTAACGGACTCAACGGCAATGGCTACACAAATGGTAATGGCTTAACCAACGGTAATGGATTAGCCACGGGCAATGGTAACGGCTACACTAACGGCAACGGTTTAACCAATGGTAACGGAATTAACGGTAATGGTTTCACCAATGGTAACGGAATCAATGGAAACGGTATTAATGGAAACGGTTACGTCAATGGTAATGGAGTCAACGGAAATGGTTTTTCCAACGGAGTTAATGGTAATGGATTTAGCATAACACCCTCCGGCTTGTACCAGACACCCACCTTCTAG